Sequence from the Ectothiorhodospira sp. BSL-9 genome:
CACGGCATGGCCAATGTCACCCAGGCGGGCACCGGGGCGCACCATCCGGATGCCCCGCCACAGGGCCTCATGGGCGATGTCCACCACGCGCTGCGCCTTCACCGAAGGCTTGCCGATGATGAACATGCGACTGGTATCCCCGTGGTAGCCGTCATGGATCACGGTGATGTCGATGTTCAGGATGTCGCCGTCCTTGAGGCGGCGATCCCCAGGGATGCCGTGGCAAACCTGGTGGTTCAGCGAGGTGCAGATGGAACGGGGGAAGCCCCGGTAATTCAGCGGCGCTGGCGTCGCCTTCTGTACGTTGACAATGTGCTGGTGACAGAGTTCGTCCAGTTCGGCGGTGCTGATCCCGGCCTGCACATGGGGCGCGATCATCTCCAGGACTTCGGCGGCCATGCGGCCGGCGACGCGCATTTTTTCGATCTCTTCCGGGGTCTTGATGGATACGGGCATCAGGTGGGGTCCACGGCGGGTTGGGACGCGCTATGCGTTTGTTGTGAAAGACCGTTTATGGTATAAAGCGCCCGCGCTCCATGCAAACCAGACCGCCGGGAGCGTCCACTCTATCGAATCCACACATACGCCGTCACGCATGGCTGGGTGCCCTTAGCGGGTTGCCATGCGGGGCGTATGGAGGCTCAACCCTCAGGAGAATCATCATGCCTAACGTCACCATGCGTCAGATGCTCGAAGCGGGCGTCCATTTCGGACACCAGACCCGTTACTGGAACCCGAAGATGGATCAGTACATCTTCGGCCACCGCAACAAGATTCACATCATCAACCTCGAGAAGACGGTTCCGTGCTTCAACGATGCGATGAACTACCTGGGCAAGATGGCCGCCAACGGTGGCAACATCATGTTCGTG
This genomic interval carries:
- the map gene encoding type I methionyl aminopeptidase, which encodes MPVSIKTPEEIEKMRVAGRMAAEVLEMIAPHVQAGISTAELDELCHQHIVNVQKATPAPLNYRGFPRSICTSLNHQVCHGIPGDRRLKDGDILNIDITVIHDGYHGDTSRMFIIGKPSVKAQRVVDIAHEALWRGIRMVRPGARLGDIGHAVQTYAEAERCSVVREYCGHGIGREFHEDPQVLHFGTPGEGMELQPGMTFTIEPMVNIGKRHTRLLADGWTVVTKDHSLSAQWEHTILVTEDGHEILTLRKDERTS